From a region of the Candidatus Delongbacteria bacterium genome:
- a CDS encoding MBL fold metallo-hydrolase — protein MNYLKISILIFIFSCTDRKFKDEIIAIDYFDTHTEITVSKNYEVEKLLLECDDRLITLYNTKQGNSFNLFSIKEDNYKISILKGSDTLFQSVQYIYDTSFEGFIVDFPDVKQGDCIVIRPPNGSATIIDGGYGTSSEGMGEWTGAGVPYLLNYLYDAEINNIKNAIITHDDSDHKGGIIDLINSNDFTVENIFLPGESQLYTGDSIKIDDDLFGKIINPFPEKSDDNNNSVVMVLKYDEIDFLFTGDLENEGEMNLIDKNLLYDIEVLKVAHHGSRYSSTNEFLNITKPEFSIIMSGEGNPYNHPSEDTLVRLKNSSIYRTDKFGSIRIITDGKNLQTINF, from the coding sequence ATGAACTATTTAAAGATTAGCATACTGATATTTATCTTTTCCTGTACTGACAGAAAATTTAAAGATGAAATTATCGCAATTGATTATTTTGATACTCACACAGAGATAACTGTAAGCAAAAATTATGAAGTAGAGAAACTTTTGCTTGAGTGTGATGATAGACTTATCACTCTTTATAATACAAAACAAGGTAATAGCTTTAATTTATTTAGCATTAAAGAGGACAATTACAAAATTTCGATTTTAAAAGGAAGTGATACTTTGTTCCAATCTGTTCAATATATTTACGATACTTCATTTGAAGGATTTATCGTTGATTTTCCTGACGTTAAACAGGGTGATTGTATTGTGATTCGACCGCCTAATGGTTCTGCTACAATAATTGATGGTGGTTATGGAACTTCATCTGAAGGTATGGGTGAATGGACAGGAGCAGGTGTGCCATATCTCTTAAACTATTTATATGATGCTGAAATAAATAATATTAAAAATGCAATTATAACCCATGATGATAGTGATCATAAAGGTGGAATTATTGATCTGATAAACTCTAATGATTTTACTGTAGAAAATATTTTTTTACCGGGTGAGAGTCAGCTATACACTGGAGATTCAATCAAAATAGATGATGACCTATTTGGTAAAATTATCAATCCTTTTCCAGAAAAAAGTGATGATAACAATAATTCTGTAGTTATGGTTTTGAAATATGATGAAATTGATTTTCTCTTTACCGGCGATCTTGAAAATGAAGGTGAAATGAATCTCATTGATAAAAATCTTCTATATGATATTGAAGTCCTTAAAGTAGCTCATCATGGAAGTCGCTACAGTAGTACAAACGAGTTCCTAAACATTACAAAACCGGAGTTCTCAATTATAATGTCAGGTGAAGGCAACCCATATAATCACCCTTCAGAAGATACATTGGTAAGGCTAAAAAACAGTTCAATTTATAGAACGGATAAATTTGGTTCAATTAGAATAATTACGGACGGAAAGAACTTGCAGACGATTAATTTTTAA
- a CDS encoding YihY/virulence factor BrkB family protein yields the protein MKNYINNFIEGFLAKSSEDRSYKRELGIWVVFIRSFNDSKLLSKAASLAFSALLSLIPFLAVLFMIFKFIGGKEIIENRVKPFLYEFLTPVNGDKLATYLDSFIESAKVETIGSIGIIFLFITVYSIFNSIEDNFNQIWKVKNSRKIMERVKSFLLLLILSPILFTISFTLSGYFQKILEYGDSIWGGFSGFSLGYILPFLLVMIFFFLLIIFIPNTNVKPHHALVGSFYGAIGYHLSKSLFVSYTTTAVSTNIIYGSLAVLPFFMLWLYVFWIIVLSSVKIAFIRQNYSGLAFKYSANGYGRGDYIKITIDLLFYLYKSYEIGENKYNLKKLSKSLEKPPYLVDKIVTKLRNANLILAINEPKDVLIPSMPSSKLKMAFVLDALDNQKPSHIKSQNEKIAKFFSDTGNISNPIRDLYFDELFKD from the coding sequence ATGAAAAATTACATTAACAACTTTATAGAGGGTTTTTTAGCCAAAAGTTCAGAAGATCGATCTTACAAAAGAGAGCTAGGAATTTGGGTGGTTTTTATCAGATCATTTAATGACAGCAAACTATTGTCCAAAGCAGCATCACTTGCCTTTTCTGCATTACTTTCATTGATTCCATTTTTAGCAGTTCTGTTTATGATCTTTAAATTCATTGGAGGTAAAGAGATTATCGAAAACAGAGTAAAGCCTTTCCTTTACGAGTTTCTTACACCTGTTAATGGAGATAAATTAGCTACATATCTTGACTCTTTTATTGAATCAGCAAAAGTTGAAACCATAGGCTCTATTGGAATAATTTTCCTCTTCATAACCGTCTACTCTATTTTCAATTCAATTGAAGACAATTTCAATCAGATCTGGAAAGTTAAGAACTCCAGAAAGATAATGGAGAGGGTTAAATCTTTTTTATTATTACTCATATTGTCACCAATTCTATTCACAATCTCATTCACTTTAAGTGGTTATTTTCAAAAGATACTTGAATATGGTGATAGTATCTGGGGTGGATTCTCAGGATTCTCCTTAGGTTATATTTTACCTTTTCTTTTAGTGATGATCTTTTTCTTCTTACTTATTATTTTTATACCAAATACAAATGTCAAACCACATCACGCACTCGTTGGATCTTTTTACGGAGCAATTGGATATCATTTAAGTAAAAGTCTATTCGTTAGCTATACAACGACTGCTGTTTCAACAAATATAATTTATGGATCGCTTGCTGTATTACCATTTTTCATGTTGTGGTTGTATGTATTTTGGATTATTGTTTTATCCTCAGTTAAAATAGCTTTCATAAGACAGAATTATTCCGGTTTAGCCTTCAAATATTCTGCCAATGGATACGGTCGAGGTGATTATATAAAAATCACAATTGATTTACTATTCTATTTGTATAAAAGTTATGAAATTGGTGAAAATAAGTATAACCTAAAAAAACTTTCTAAGTCACTAGAAAAGCCACCATATCTAGTGGATAAAATTGTAACTAAGCTTAGAAATGCAAATCTCATTTTAGCTATTAATGAACCTAAAGATGTTTTAATTCCATCAATGCCATCAAGTAAACTGAAAATGGCTTTTGTATTAGACGCACTTGACAATCAAAAACCATCCCATATAAAATCTCAAAACGAAAAAATTGCTAAATTTTTTTCTGATACTGGAAATATTTCTAACCCAATAAGAGATCTATATTTCGATGAACTATTTAAAGATTAG
- the rmuC gene encoding DNA recombination protein RmuC yields MEIYILILIVVLGISGLFLIILNVRKNRLLVCDKLAKIESDLLKNESTYRDDFYRFRDENLRAFRDNREELTRLFNSLSETLKEKLDLLSSSQIRQFSGFSEQIDNLIKNFDSSNKWIQAYLEGSFKTNRIELNETLGKFSENLSLSIKEFNTVQKEKFESLEKKYSEIKNETESKLKEIRETVEFKLKSIQDDNSQKLEEMRKTVDEKLQNAVEKKFNDSFKMISERLEQVHKGLGEMQNLASGVGDLKKVLTNVKTRGNLGEIQLGTILEQILSPEQYILNASVKPNSMERVEYAIKLPSKDSNEKFLLLPVDSKFPNEDYQRLLDAYDNQNSLTQKEFENISKQFENSIKKNAKDIKDKYINPPQTTDFAIMFVPTEGLYAEVLRRTGLFEFLQREYKISVVGPTNFVAFLSSLQMGFKTLAIEKRSSEVWELLGAVKTEFGNFGMVLEKTKKKLQEAANVIDKAEVRTRVIERKLRDVQEIPATKSASLLDSEDFSENYEDL; encoded by the coding sequence ATGGAAATATATATATTGATTTTAATAGTAGTATTGGGAATCTCAGGATTATTTTTAATAATCTTAAACGTTAGAAAAAATCGGCTCTTAGTTTGTGATAAATTAGCTAAAATTGAGTCAGATCTCTTGAAAAATGAATCTACTTATCGAGATGATTTTTATAGATTCAGGGATGAGAATTTGAGAGCCTTTAGAGATAATAGGGAGGAATTGACAAGATTGTTTAATTCTTTATCTGAAACACTCAAAGAAAAACTAGATCTTTTATCGTCTAGTCAAATAAGGCAGTTTTCCGGGTTTTCTGAGCAGATAGATAATTTAATTAAAAATTTTGACAGTAGTAATAAATGGATACAAGCCTACTTAGAAGGGTCATTCAAAACAAATAGAATTGAACTAAATGAAACATTGGGGAAGTTCAGTGAAAATCTTTCCTTAAGTATAAAAGAGTTTAACACTGTTCAGAAAGAAAAATTTGAATCACTAGAAAAAAAATATTCTGAGATCAAAAATGAGACAGAATCTAAACTTAAAGAGATAAGAGAAACTGTAGAATTTAAGCTCAAATCTATCCAGGATGATAATTCTCAAAAGCTAGAGGAGATGAGAAAAACCGTTGACGAAAAATTACAAAATGCGGTAGAGAAGAAGTTTAATGATTCATTCAAAATGATAAGTGAAAGACTTGAACAGGTTCATAAAGGTTTAGGTGAGATGCAAAATCTGGCTTCGGGAGTTGGTGATCTTAAAAAAGTTCTTACGAATGTTAAAACCAGAGGAAATCTTGGTGAAATTCAATTAGGTACTATTTTGGAACAAATTTTGTCTCCAGAGCAGTATATTTTAAATGCTTCAGTAAAACCAAATTCTATGGAAAGAGTGGAGTACGCTATTAAGTTGCCATCTAAAGATAGTAACGAGAAATTTTTATTATTACCTGTGGATTCAAAGTTTCCAAATGAGGATTATCAAAGATTATTGGATGCTTACGACAATCAAAATAGTCTTACTCAAAAGGAGTTCGAAAATATCTCAAAACAATTTGAGAACTCAATAAAGAAAAATGCAAAGGATATAAAAGATAAATATATAAATCCACCACAAACAACAGATTTTGCAATAATGTTTGTTCCAACTGAAGGCTTATATGCAGAAGTACTCAGGAGGACAGGATTGTTTGAATTTTTACAAAGAGAGTATAAAATTTCTGTTGTCGGACCGACAAACTTTGTTGCTTTTTTAAGCAGTTTGCAAATGGGATTCAAAACTTTAGCAATTGAAAAAAGATCCAGCGAAGTTTGGGAACTTTTAGGAGCTGTTAAAACAGAATTTGGAAATTTTGGGATGGTATTGGAAAAAACAAAAAAGAAACTTCAAGAAGCTGCAAATGTAATAGATAAAGCAGAAGTAAGGACTAGAGTAATAGAAAGAAAACTTCGGGATGTTCAGGAGATTCCTGCCACAAAAAGTGCGAGTCTCTTAGATAGTGAGGATTTTTCTGAGAATTATGAGGATCTCTAA
- a CDS encoding pyridoxal phosphate-dependent aminotransferase, with translation MKLKSGKSEVSRIYQVGQFIRESELKSDEKFLKLNQGVNNVVHPDIKKIINNLDFGIRPFAYPPNDGYGDLKEAINQEFFFGTADLNNIVITPGSVGALDIIMQLIDSRNIYLPEFFWGPYKIIAENRRLSPKYYKSYDTNLKPGDSIIICDPNNPTGVKLDDDKLYDWILELTKKDIFVIFDSPYRRLFKDRTDDLFYKLMNLQNLVIVESFSKSLSLPGMRCGFIHSKEPNLVKEFRTRLLYTAGGVSAMTQLVVRDLLNTDIGKEEIAIFKAITTENINKNIDWLNEHNLVSKELYVSRPEGLFIIVNLDEKLLLDNYIGAVTLPFFTEIEENKEKYKDHSRICLSVKNEIFVKYFENLV, from the coding sequence ATGAAATTAAAATCTGGAAAATCGGAAGTATCTCGAATATATCAAGTTGGTCAATTTATTAGAGAGAGTGAATTAAAATCTGATGAAAAATTTTTAAAGTTAAATCAAGGTGTTAATAATGTTGTACATCCAGATATAAAAAAAATCATCAATAATCTTGATTTTGGAATTAGACCTTTCGCTTATCCTCCAAATGATGGTTATGGAGATTTAAAAGAGGCTATCAATCAGGAATTTTTCTTTGGAACTGCAGATCTAAACAATATCGTAATTACTCCTGGTTCAGTTGGAGCTTTAGACATTATCATGCAATTGATAGATTCACGGAATATCTATCTACCTGAATTCTTTTGGGGACCTTATAAAATTATTGCTGAAAACAGAAGATTATCTCCAAAGTACTATAAATCATACGATACTAATTTAAAACCTGGGGATTCGATAATTATTTGCGATCCGAATAACCCAACAGGCGTAAAACTTGATGATGATAAATTGTATGACTGGATTCTAGAACTTACTAAAAAGGATATATTTGTTATTTTCGACTCACCTTACAGAAGATTATTCAAAGATAGAACTGATGATCTTTTCTATAAATTGATGAATTTACAAAACCTGGTAATAGTTGAGTCATTTAGCAAGTCTCTCTCGCTTCCAGGTATGAGATGTGGATTTATACATTCTAAAGAACCAAATTTAGTAAAAGAGTTTAGAACTAGACTTCTGTATACCGCAGGAGGTGTTTCAGCTATGACTCAACTTGTGGTAAGAGACCTTTTAAATACCGATATAGGAAAAGAAGAAATCGCTATTTTTAAAGCTATAACCACGGAGAATATTAATAAAAATATTGATTGGCTCAATGAACACAATCTAGTATCAAAAGAGCTCTATGTTTCCAGACCAGAGGGGCTTTTTATTATTGTTAACTTGGATGAGAAATTGCTTCTTGATAATTATATTGGTGCCGTAACATTACCATTTTTTACAGAAATTGAGGAAAATAAAGAAAAATATAAAGATCATTCAAGAATTTGCCTCTCTGTAAAGAATGAGATATTCGTAAAATATTTTGAGAACTTGGTATAA
- a CDS encoding LamG domain-containing protein, translating into MKLIRLVLFLFLIAFTSLAENYCLDFDGNNDYVTTGSGLVNLDNNMTVEAWFNTTNSTGFNSIATIEKNAAGVIDFLQILTNSEGKVYLDDSNDATIIITNESYNDGKWHHVAFVRNASMKTIFLYVDGVFKGSSTYTQSGVFDPDMELRFGNSEYLGGAYQMDGLLDEIRIWNDVRTVSEIRQNMHGELSNFAGEPNLVAYYKFNEGSGTTLTDSKGSNNGTLVNMDSSDWGLSNSMMTPPGNALDFDGENDYVGVPDNEIYNVSKFTTEMWFRWGGSGSDVGFLLGKAFEQFEIHTGGAAGVNALRFIPTSGLWLDTPENSIVPNQWHHLAFSYNPEISEAKAYIDGKNVTLTLKSGILNSPIVDTAYPFLIGKRVDDIDLYFNGMIDEVRIWNDVRTEQEILVNMNSELIGIEEGLITYYNFNSRTGDTLYDLTTNVNDGTLHNMADNDWVTRNNLPTSADNSITAIEDTDYTEFAGKFSFTDLDDNEQLTKIKITSLPAKGDLYLGTTALTAITEIQLNEISNLKFKADSNEYGTEYTTFKFKVSDGADYSLADYTITIDVTAVNDPPANDDEPTISPYGNIRIGGKVNGTVGTWNDNDDNP; encoded by the coding sequence ATGAAGTTAATCCGTTTGGTATTATTCTTGTTTCTAATAGCTTTTACAAGCTTAGCAGAAAACTATTGTTTGGATTTTGATGGTAATAATGATTATGTTACAACAGGAAGTGGACTAGTAAATCTAGACAATAATATGACTGTTGAAGCGTGGTTTAATACTACAAACTCCACAGGTTTCAATTCAATAGCAACTATTGAAAAAAATGCTGCTGGAGTTATTGATTTTTTACAGATTCTGACTAATAGCGAAGGTAAAGTTTATCTGGATGATTCGAATGATGCAACTATCATTATAACAAATGAAAGCTACAATGATGGGAAATGGCATCATGTTGCATTTGTAAGAAATGCAAGTATGAAGACTATATTTTTATATGTCGACGGAGTATTTAAGGGATCAAGTACTTACACTCAATCAGGAGTTTTTGATCCTGACATGGAGTTGCGTTTCGGGAACTCTGAGTATCTAGGAGGAGCTTATCAAATGGATGGACTTTTGGATGAGATAAGAATTTGGAATGATGTAAGAACAGTTTCAGAAATCCGTCAGAATATGCATGGAGAATTGTCTAATTTTGCCGGAGAACCAAATCTTGTTGCTTATTACAAATTCAATGAAGGTTCAGGTACAACCTTAACTGATTCAAAGGGAAGTAATAATGGTACTTTAGTGAACATGGATAGTTCTGATTGGGGGTTATCTAACTCTATGATGACACCACCAGGAAATGCCCTAGATTTTGATGGTGAAAATGATTATGTAGGAGTTCCTGATAACGAAATATATAATGTTTCTAAATTTACTACCGAGATGTGGTTTAGATGGGGTGGCTCTGGTTCTGATGTGGGGTTTTTATTAGGAAAAGCATTCGAGCAGTTTGAGATACATACTGGTGGTGCAGCTGGAGTTAATGCGTTAAGATTTATACCTACTTCTGGTCTTTGGCTTGATACTCCAGAAAATAGCATTGTTCCAAATCAATGGCATCATCTTGCATTTAGTTATAATCCAGAAATTAGTGAAGCAAAAGCGTATATTGATGGAAAAAATGTTACATTAACTTTGAAAAGTGGAATTTTGAATTCTCCAATAGTAGATACAGCGTATCCATTTCTTATTGGGAAAAGAGTAGACGATATCGATTTATACTTCAATGGTATGATTGACGAAGTACGTATTTGGAATGATGTAAGAACCGAGCAAGAAATCCTTGTAAACATGAATAGTGAACTTATCGGTATTGAAGAAGGCCTGATCACTTACTATAACTTCAACTCTAGGACCGGTGACACCTTATATGACTTAACAACTAATGTCAATGATGGAACTCTGCATAATATGGCTGACAATGATTGGGTAACTCGCAACAATTTACCTACTTCAGCAGATAATAGTATTACAGCTATAGAAGACACTGATTATACAGAATTTGCTGGTAAATTTAGTTTTACTGATTTAGATGATAATGAACAGTTAACAAAAATCAAAATTACTTCTCTGCCTGCAAAAGGTGATCTGTATCTTGGTACTACAGCATTGACAGCTATAACAGAAATACAATTAAATGAAATTTCAAACCTTAAATTTAAAGCAGACTCAAATGAGTATGGAACTGAATATACAACATTTAAATTTAAAGTGAGCGATGGAGCTGACTATAGTCTAGCTGACTATACGATTACTATTGACGTTACAGCGGTTAATGATCCTCCGGCTAATGATGATGAACCGACAATTTCTCCATATGGCAATATTAGAATTGGTGGAAAAGTAAACGGTACAGTAGGAACCTGGAACGACAATGATGATAACCCTTAA